The proteins below are encoded in one region of Nitrospira sp.:
- a CDS encoding transcriptional activator NhaR, whose amino-acid sequence MEWINYHHLLYFWATAKHGSVSRASQELRLAQATVSEQIRALEGALNEKLFSRSGRHLVLTEMGRTVFRYAEDIFSIGQDLLQTVKAGGGTQPVRLVVGIAEPVPKLLACRLIKSGITSARATRIVCWENKLEELLATLATHGLDLVIADTPAPPSIKVQTYNHVMGESGVTLFGTAKLAARYRRKFPHSLQDAPVLFPTSNAMLRRLMDEWLTRHRIQPKIMGEFEDSATLKTFGREGYGLFPGSTVMEREICRQYRSHVVGQFEGIRQRFYAITVERRLKHPVVSAIVAAARQELAN is encoded by the coding sequence ATGGAATGGATCAACTACCATCATCTCTTGTACTTCTGGGCCACAGCCAAGCACGGAAGCGTCAGTCGAGCGTCCCAAGAACTGCGTCTCGCACAGGCCACCGTGAGCGAGCAGATTCGCGCCTTGGAGGGCGCCTTAAACGAGAAGCTCTTCTCGCGCTCCGGTCGCCACCTCGTCCTTACCGAGATGGGACGGACCGTCTTTCGCTACGCAGAGGACATCTTTTCGATCGGGCAGGATCTACTCCAGACCGTGAAGGCTGGAGGCGGGACACAACCTGTTCGCCTGGTCGTCGGGATTGCTGAACCAGTACCCAAGCTACTAGCCTGTCGACTGATTAAATCGGGGATCACTTCCGCGCGGGCCACGCGTATCGTGTGCTGGGAGAATAAATTAGAGGAACTGCTGGCCACCCTTGCCACTCATGGATTGGATTTGGTCATCGCCGACACGCCTGCCCCGCCCAGCATCAAGGTGCAGACCTATAACCACGTGATGGGGGAATCAGGCGTCACCCTGTTCGGCACGGCAAAATTAGCGGCCCGCTATCGGAGAAAGTTCCCACATTCGCTCCAAGACGCGCCGGTACTCTTCCCTACGTCCAATGCCATGCTACGCCGTCTCATGGACGAATGGCTCACGCGCCATCGGATCCAACCCAAGATCATGGGCGAATTCGAGGATAGTGCGACTCTGAAAACCTTCGGCCGGGAGGGCTATGGGCTCTTTCCCGGCTCGACGGTCATGGAAAGAGAAATCTGCCGGCAGTATCGTTCACACGTGGTTGGACAGTTCGAGGGGATAAGGCAACGCTTCTACGCCATTACCGTGGAGCGGCGCTTGAAGCATCCGGTCGTCAGCGCCATCGTCGCCGCTGCCCGCCAAGAATTGGCGAACTAA